Proteins encoded by one window of Monoglobus pectinilyticus:
- a CDS encoding response regulator, with the protein MEKNELNKNDILMNGAVDTDYNLLMSAMQVSVSKHLLDDDFTMIWGNDFYYDLIGYPKEEYEAKFHNCPKLYYKYHHYEDELQKIKDLVVETIEKGLSQYSTITRMPVKGGGHIWVRMNWIYTDTYVNGYPISYTVITNVNDLVEMKKAQSITYNNIPGFVAKFLVKDNFDLKLLEANDRFYGFFGEVGTDVDSDRLLQMNMDTNNDVINSQNENIKKGKHIHFLAKLQSYDGQTAWMQINGDCVDWIDGYPVYLLLYIDVTDLTDLREMQKKLEIQAQQLKDALRTAERANSAKSDFLSRMSHEIRTPMNAIIGMTTIAAVNIGNDDRIQDCLAKISYSSKHLLSLINDILDMSKIEGGNLTVSHEKFSLRQLLESVTAIIHPQASDRGLEFTESLRGVLDEELIGDSMRMNQILLNLLSNALKFTPEGGKVCLDVAQQPHKKGLIKMKFTVSDTGRGMSEEFLKKIYLPFEQENLDGVPRLGSTGLGMAITKNLVTLLGGTISVKSRLDEGSVFTVELPFELANKHSASVKYPSMNAMKVLVCDNDKAACLYASMLLEKFGISAKWVQSGAEAVNEVKKLHDINEYYDVCLIDLKMPGMDGVETAEKIRSVVGHDTLIIIITAYDYAGIEAKAREAGVNSFLSKPFFASSLYNTLLEVTGSKNEMPKVEAKTNAYDFSGHRLLLAEDNPLNLEIAVEILKMTGAEVESAVDGNQTLECFLKSEKGYYDAILMDIQMPIMDGYESARAIRSSSHPQAETIPIIAMTANAFDEDVAAALESGMDAHIAKPVDADVLYKTLKGFIQ; encoded by the coding sequence ATGGAAAAAAACGAGTTAAACAAGAATGATATCTTAATGAACGGTGCGGTTGATACGGATTATAATCTTCTTATGAGCGCTATGCAGGTCAGTGTTAGCAAGCATTTGCTTGATGATGATTTTACTATGATATGGGGAAATGATTTTTATTATGACCTAATAGGTTATCCCAAAGAAGAATATGAAGCAAAGTTTCATAATTGCCCTAAATTATATTACAAATATCATCACTATGAGGATGAACTTCAAAAGATTAAAGATTTGGTTGTGGAGACAATTGAAAAAGGACTATCTCAGTACAGCACAATAACCAGAATGCCGGTTAAGGGCGGCGGACACATTTGGGTAAGGATGAACTGGATATATACTGATACTTATGTAAACGGTTATCCCATATCATATACTGTTATAACAAATGTAAACGACCTTGTTGAAATGAAAAAAGCGCAGTCTATTACATACAATAATATTCCCGGTTTTGTGGCAAAATTTCTTGTGAAAGATAATTTTGATCTGAAGCTTCTGGAGGCAAATGACCGTTTTTATGGTTTTTTTGGCGAAGTCGGAACCGATGTTGATTCAGATAGATTGCTTCAGATGAATATGGATACCAATAACGATGTTATCAATTCTCAGAATGAAAATATAAAAAAGGGAAAACATATACATTTTCTGGCCAAGCTTCAGAGCTATGACGGTCAAACTGCATGGATGCAGATAAACGGCGACTGTGTTGATTGGATAGATGGCTATCCTGTATATCTTTTGCTTTATATTGACGTTACCGATTTAACAGATTTGAGAGAAATGCAGAAAAAGCTGGAGATTCAGGCACAGCAGCTTAAAGATGCTCTGAGGACGGCGGAGAGAGCCAACAGTGCAAAGTCTGATTTTCTTTCAAGAATGTCGCATGAAATACGTACTCCGATGAATGCAATTATTGGCATGACAACTATTGCTGCGGTAAACATTGGAAACGATGACCGAATACAGGATTGTTTGGCAAAAATAAGTTATTCGTCTAAGCATCTTCTGTCTCTTATTAATGATATTTTGGATATGTCAAAGATAGAAGGCGGAAATCTTACTGTCAGCCATGAAAAATTTAGTCTGAGACAGCTTTTGGAGTCGGTAACTGCGATAATTCATCCGCAGGCATCTGACAGAGGATTGGAATTTACGGAATCTCTCAGAGGGGTTTTGGACGAAGAGCTTATTGGAGACTCCATGCGTATGAATCAGATTTTGCTGAATTTGTTGTCAAATGCGCTGAAATTTACTCCCGAAGGAGGAAAAGTGTGTCTTGATGTTGCACAGCAGCCTCATAAAAAAGGGCTGATAAAGATGAAATTTACTGTCAGCGATACGGGAAGAGGAATGAGTGAGGAATTTTTAAAGAAGATATATCTTCCGTTTGAGCAGGAGAACCTGGATGGCGTTCCGAGGTTAGGAAGCACAGGGCTTGGAATGGCTATAACAAAAAATCTTGTTACGTTACTCGGAGGAACAATTTCTGTAAAAAGCCGTTTAGACGAGGGCTCTGTGTTCACTGTTGAACTTCCTTTTGAACTGGCAAATAAGCATAGTGCGTCCGTTAAGTATCCGTCTATGAACGCCATGAAAGTTCTTGTGTGTGACAATGATAAAGCAGCTTGCTTATACGCTTCAATGCTTTTAGAAAAATTCGGCATTTCTGCAAAATGGGTTCAAAGCGGAGCTGAAGCGGTAAACGAGGTTAAAAAATTACATGATATAAATGAGTATTATGATGTTTGTCTGATTGACTTGAAAATGCCAGGAATGGATGGGGTTGAAACTGCTGAAAAAATAAGGTCTGTTGTAGGTCATGATACTCTGATAATTATTATTACAGCATATGATTATGCAGGAATTGAAGCCAAAGCGCGTGAAGCAGGCGTCAATAGCTTTTTGTCAAAGCCGTTTTTTGCATCATCATTATATAATACGTTGCTTGAGGTTACGGGAAGCAAAAATGAGATGCCTAAAGTGGAAGCGAAAACAAATGCCTACGATTTTTCAGGACACAGGTTACTTTTGGCTGAGGATAATCCTCTGAACTTAGAAATAGCGGTTGAGATTTTAAAGATGACTGGAGCTGAGGTAGAATCTGCTGTTGACGGAAATCAAACCTTAGAATGTTTTCTGAAATCCGAGAAAGGATATTATGACGCGATTTTAATGGATATTCAGATGCCAATAATGGACGGATATGAATCGGCGAGGGCTATTAGATCAAGCAGTCATCCGCAGGCTGAAACTATACCGATAATAGCGATGACGGCAAATGCTTTTGATGAAGATGTAGCGGCGGCGCTGGAATCCGGCATGGACGCCCATATAGCAAAGCCGGTAGACGCCGATGTATTGTATAAAACGTTAAAAGGATTTATACAATAG
- a CDS encoding nitroreductase family protein, which produces MNITEAIKNRRTIRKFEQKPVSKDDLIKLIDLTRYAAYGANLQPLKFAVMDNPDEIYPLTRWAAYMTEWEPAPNERPLHYIAILGDTSIKKNFETDAGAAITTMMLAAEEMGLATCWLGAIDRDKIKEMLKTDYQVLYLLAVGYPAQKSKIIDIEDGSIKYFEDENGVINVPKRSLDEIIVNI; this is translated from the coding sequence ATGAATATAACAGAAGCGATAAAAAACAGAAGAACAATCAGAAAGTTTGAACAAAAGCCGGTCAGTAAAGACGACTTAATAAAACTTATCGATTTAACCAGATACGCGGCATATGGAGCGAACCTCCAGCCGCTTAAATTCGCGGTAATGGATAATCCGGATGAAATATATCCGCTGACACGCTGGGCGGCATATATGACGGAATGGGAACCGGCGCCGAACGAAAGGCCGCTTCACTATATAGCCATACTCGGTGACACAAGCATTAAGAAAAATTTTGAAACCGACGCCGGAGCGGCAATAACAACAATGATGCTGGCGGCTGAAGAAATGGGACTGGCAACCTGCTGGCTAGGGGCCATAGACAGGGACAAAATTAAAGAAATGCTCAAAACTGACTATCAGGTATTATATTTGCTTGCCGTAGGCTATCCCGCTCAAAAAAGCAAAATTATTGATATTGAAGACGGCAGCATAAAATATTTTGAGGACGAAAACGGAGTTATAAATGTGCCGAAACGTTCTCTTGACGAAATTATTGTTAATATATAG
- a CDS encoding RCC1 domain-containing protein, translated as MAEKTYKVVKRTEYENRGKAPVYIDTSEILRDSKKTVMKLKLYNNCGKTVKSVYFNAGCFDSELNLCVQLRNIPYINVDAKPNAVFGNSQTVEVPDITCSVFVEVSKILFDDGSIWINSEQKLDNDIVTEDALGEDWLRLRLTKAIKDTKEKTELKKRMSANKKLIIWASVIVGCCILAFVGMGVQKYFSARQLCYKTAMNYYINRDFQNAAPSLEKLEQEFVYFGTEKHEIDYSTAMAYMNIHEYQKALKYFHKSGKYKQSVVNVRKILNMYGRLIGAGYNHSAVVQKNGEVLSFGDNSYGQCETKDWSGIIGVSVSGNHTVGLTYDGNLVAVGNNEYGQCDVSGWTDIISVATGEGHTVALKANGRVIARGNNKYGQCDVQEWTDIVQIAVSGNHTIGLKNDGTVLAVGWNSHGQCDVAGQSDVAFIATGEKNTVLVKYDGSVVAVGDNSYRQCDTSGVKNIVSAAVGSQYIVYVNADGKTSSKGVNDKNQGSVSLWANVMSVSCGNSHTLGLNYDGTIYAVGDDADGKLKLSGVSGIGAENIPIAE; from the coding sequence ATGGCGGAAAAAACATATAAAGTGGTAAAACGTACAGAATATGAAAACCGCGGCAAAGCTCCGGTATATATTGATACAAGCGAGATACTGCGCGACAGCAAAAAGACCGTCATGAAGCTTAAACTATATAATAACTGCGGAAAAACGGTGAAGTCGGTATATTTTAATGCAGGTTGTTTTGATTCGGAGCTTAATCTTTGTGTACAGCTCAGAAATATTCCGTATATAAATGTTGACGCAAAACCCAACGCCGTGTTTGGTAATTCTCAAACGGTTGAGGTTCCGGATATAACCTGTTCTGTTTTTGTTGAGGTTTCAAAAATATTGTTTGACGATGGAAGCATTTGGATAAATTCAGAGCAAAAACTTGATAATGATATAGTAACCGAGGATGCTTTGGGCGAGGACTGGCTGAGGCTTAGACTGACCAAAGCTATCAAGGATACCAAAGAAAAAACGGAACTGAAAAAGCGAATGTCTGCCAACAAAAAACTTATAATTTGGGCTTCGGTCATTGTTGGATGCTGTATATTGGCGTTCGTTGGAATGGGAGTTCAGAAATATTTTTCGGCGCGTCAGCTTTGCTATAAAACAGCAATGAATTATTATATAAACCGTGATTTTCAGAACGCCGCGCCCTCTCTTGAAAAGCTGGAACAGGAGTTTGTCTATTTCGGCACAGAGAAACATGAGATTGACTATTCAACGGCAATGGCTTATATGAATATACATGAATATCAGAAAGCCTTAAAATATTTTCATAAAAGCGGAAAATATAAGCAAAGTGTTGTTAACGTCAGAAAAATATTGAATATGTATGGCAGATTGATTGGGGCCGGATACAACCACAGCGCAGTTGTTCAGAAAAACGGCGAGGTTTTGTCGTTCGGGGATAATAGCTACGGTCAATGCGAAACTAAGGATTGGTCCGGTATTATAGGAGTTTCGGTCAGCGGAAACCATACCGTTGGACTTACATATGACGGAAATCTTGTTGCAGTCGGTAACAACGAGTATGGTCAGTGCGATGTGTCGGGCTGGACTGATATTATTTCAGTTGCCACAGGCGAGGGACACACTGTGGCGCTTAAAGCTAACGGCAGAGTTATTGCCAGAGGTAACAATAAGTACGGCCAGTGTGATGTTCAGGAATGGACTGATATAGTTCAGATTGCAGTGTCAGGCAATCACACGATAGGTCTGAAAAACGACGGCACTGTGCTTGCTGTCGGCTGGAACAGCCATGGACAGTGTGACGTTGCAGGTCAAAGCGATGTTGCGTTTATAGCGACCGGAGAAAAAAATACTGTATTGGTAAAATATGACGGATCTGTTGTGGCTGTCGGTGATAACAGCTACCGCCAGTGTGATACCTCAGGAGTTAAAAATATAGTGTCGGCGGCAGTCGGCTCTCAGTATATTGTCTATGTAAACGCTGACGGAAAGACGAGTTCTAAGGGTGTTAACGATAAGAATCAGGGTTCTGTTTCGCTTTGGGCAAATGTTATGTCAGTATCTTGCGGAAACAGCCATACACTGGGACTTAACTATGACGGAACAATATATGCCGTTGGTGACGATGCTGACGGAAAGCTGAAACTGAGCGGTGTGAGCGGTATAGGCGCTGAGAACATACCTATTGCCGAATAG
- a CDS encoding DUF6106 family protein, which produces MDIFVEQLVKKKRDSKDYLIILAGIIGALLVIYVLGALMFSIPLMGFIIFIVACGLIYLLYMLITSVNLEYEYCFTNGSFDVDAIVNVRKRKRLTEFNAREVEIMAKRSHPDFERYMNNQSYQKVYACVDKNSSELYFAVYNENGSGKMLLFNPNEKIRDGFKKFNPQKVVLD; this is translated from the coding sequence ATGGATATTTTTGTGGAACAATTAGTAAAGAAAAAACGTGACAGCAAGGATTATTTAATCATTTTGGCAGGTATCATCGGAGCTCTATTAGTTATATATGTTTTAGGGGCGCTGATGTTTTCTATACCGCTTATGGGATTTATAATTTTTATAGTTGCGTGCGGTCTAATTTATCTTTTATACATGCTGATAACATCAGTAAATTTAGAGTATGAGTATTGTTTTACCAACGGCTCGTTTGATGTGGACGCTATAGTCAATGTCAGAAAGAGAAAGCGTTTGACAGAGTTTAATGCCAGAGAGGTTGAGATAATGGCGAAGCGTTCTCATCCTGATTTTGAGAGATATATGAATAACCAGTCTTATCAGAAGGTATACGCCTGCGTTGATAAAAACAGCAGTGAATTGTATTTTGCAGTGTATAATGAAAACGGAAGCGGAAAGATGCTGTTATTTAACCCTAACGAGAAAATCCGTGATGGTTTTAAAAAGTTTAATCCGCAGAAGGTTGTACTGGACTAA
- a CDS encoding NAD(P)H-hydrate dehydratase → MIGIDIIEISRFREMKNLEMFIRRVFTQNEADYFVSKGSAAKGFYESIAGHFAAKEAFSKALGSGVRGFSLSDIEVCHDELGKPFIKFGGMKVNAALSISHSNKTAVAVVYISEDIPGMGIPFYTGLEYYKSLIPVRNEDSNKGDCGKLFIIAGSRGMTGAAYLSCMGALRSGSGLVTLGVPESQQQIMAVKLTEAMTVPLPEVEESGTISLDALGEIKRRLNKSDVCVFGPGLSDNDDIPKLIDSLLSGSTDFVIDADGLNCISRDMDILRKHKNRKSCQVVITPHPGEMARLCGLSIEAVQNDRVGTARDFAEEFGVTVVLKGKDTVIANSDGGVHINNSGNAGMATGGTGDVLSGVIGSLMGQGLNGYDAAVLGVFLHGAAGDLARRDKGEHGLIATDLVEMLPEAFRLVNTAV, encoded by the coding sequence ATGATTGGAATAGATATTATAGAAATCTCACGGTTTCGTGAAATGAAAAATCTTGAAATGTTTATAAGGCGGGTGTTTACCCAAAACGAGGCGGACTATTTTGTCTCAAAAGGGTCTGCGGCTAAAGGTTTTTATGAATCTATAGCCGGCCACTTTGCGGCTAAGGAGGCTTTTTCAAAGGCTCTGGGAAGCGGCGTCAGGGGATTTTCGCTGTCAGATATTGAGGTATGCCACGACGAGCTTGGAAAGCCGTTTATTAAATTCGGAGGAATGAAGGTTAATGCTGCATTAAGCATCTCGCATTCAAATAAGACAGCGGTTGCTGTGGTATATATATCTGAGGATATCCCGGGAATGGGGATTCCGTTTTATACCGGACTGGAATATTATAAAAGCCTTATTCCGGTTCGTAATGAAGACTCTAACAAGGGCGACTGCGGCAAGTTGTTTATTATTGCAGGAAGCCGCGGTATGACAGGAGCCGCATATTTGTCCTGCATGGGAGCGCTTAGAAGCGGAAGCGGTTTGGTTACTTTGGGAGTTCCCGAATCACAGCAGCAGATTATGGCCGTTAAGCTCACTGAGGCAATGACGGTTCCTTTGCCGGAGGTTGAGGAGAGCGGCACAATAAGTCTCGACGCTCTGGGCGAAATCAAGCGAAGACTTAATAAAAGTGACGTTTGTGTTTTTGGTCCCGGGCTTTCGGATAATGATGATATTCCTAAACTTATAGATTCGCTTCTGAGCGGAAGCACAGACTTTGTTATTGACGCGGACGGTTTGAACTGTATTTCGCGAGATATGGATATTTTGCGAAAGCATAAAAACAGAAAATCGTGCCAGGTCGTGATAACGCCGCATCCTGGAGAAATGGCGCGGCTGTGCGGTTTGAGCATTGAGGCGGTTCAGAATGACAGAGTTGGAACCGCTCGTGATTTTGCTGAGGAGTTCGGCGTAACTGTAGTTCTGAAAGGAAAGGACACTGTTATTGCCAACAGTGACGGCGGTGTACATATTAACAACTCAGGCAATGCCGGAATGGCGACCGGGGGTACCGGAGATGTGCTGTCGGGAGTTATCGGCTCGTTAATGGGTCAAGGGCTTAACGGTTACGACGCGGCTGTTCTCGGCGTGTTTCTCCATGGAGCGGCCGGGGATTTGGCAAGACGTGACAAGGGCGAGCACGGGCTTATAGCAACTGATTTGGTTGAAATGTTACCGGAGGCTTTTAGGCTGGTGAACACGGCAGTTTAA
- the alr gene encoding alanine racemase: MVTEKRAWAEIDLDAIENNIKEIRRHVGDKPKIMGVVKADGYGHGYLEVAKTLLENGADSLGVAFLDEAIQLRLCGIDTPILILGNTPSKYAEELIENDIMPNCYTKELAVAMSNAGAKLNKAGKIHIKIDTGMGRVGFRYTEDEKINKQTVDEIIEISKLPYLEIDGLFTHFAIADDDDDEYTMLQYNRFNTLCSRIREAGVKVPLCHCCNSAALMRFPEFHMDMVRPGIILYGLMPSDFVSKDILNLKPAMSLKAQITNIKTVEKGTSVSYGRKFKTKNNETKIATVPIGYADGYSRILSDKTEMIVKGKKCKQVGNICMDQCMIDVTDVNNINIGDEVILFGKSSEGAEIPIEDIASIMGTINYEILCVIGKRIPRVYMRGGKVADVHNYLLDSPFKD, translated from the coding sequence ATGGTTACTGAAAAGCGCGCGTGGGCTGAGATAGACCTTGACGCAATTGAAAATAATATAAAAGAGATACGCAGACATGTCGGTGATAAGCCTAAAATTATGGGAGTTGTCAAAGCCGACGGATACGGACACGGCTATCTTGAGGTTGCAAAAACGCTTCTCGAAAATGGCGCTGATTCGCTGGGAGTGGCTTTTTTGGATGAAGCTATTCAGCTTCGGCTGTGCGGTATTGATACTCCGATTTTGATTTTGGGAAATACTCCGTCTAAATATGCCGAGGAGTTAATAGAAAACGATATAATGCCGAATTGTTATACCAAAGAGCTGGCAGTCGCGATGTCAAACGCCGGAGCCAAGCTGAATAAGGCCGGCAAAATACATATTAAAATTGACACCGGTATGGGGCGTGTTGGATTCAGATACACAGAGGATGAAAAAATAAATAAGCAGACGGTTGATGAAATTATAGAGATTTCAAAACTGCCGTATTTGGAAATAGACGGTTTGTTTACCCACTTTGCCATAGCAGATGACGATGACGACGAGTATACAATGCTGCAGTATAACCGGTTTAACACCTTGTGCAGCAGGATAAGGGAAGCCGGGGTAAAAGTTCCTTTGTGCCACTGCTGTAACAGCGCGGCGCTGATGAGGTTTCCGGAATTTCACATGGATATGGTCAGACCGGGTATAATACTTTATGGGCTTATGCCGAGTGATTTTGTATCAAAAGATATTTTAAACTTAAAACCGGCTATGTCGCTGAAGGCTCAGATAACCAATATTAAGACAGTTGAAAAGGGAACGTCTGTAAGCTACGGCAGAAAATTTAAAACAAAAAATAATGAAACAAAAATCGCTACGGTGCCTATTGGATATGCAGACGGTTACTCAAGAATCCTTTCAGATAAGACAGAAATGATAGTAAAAGGCAAAAAATGCAAGCAGGTCGGAAATATTTGTATGGACCAATGTATGATTGACGTCACAGATGTTAATAATATAAATATCGGTGATGAGGTCATATTGTTCGGAAAAAGCTCAGAGGGCGCAGAAATACCCATTGAGGATATAGCGAGCATTATGGGGACAATAAATTATGAAATCCTTTGTGTCATTGGTAAGAGAATTCCGAGGGTATATATGAGGGGCGGCAAGGTCGCAGACGTTCATAATTACCTTTTGGACAGTCCTTTCAAAGATTGA
- a CDS encoding type II toxin-antitoxin system PemK/MazF family toxin, with product MVVKRGDIYYADLSPVVGSEQGGVRPVLIIQNDVGNKYSPTVIATAITSQLNKAKMPTHIELDAGGYGLSKDSVVLAEQIRTIDKKRLKEKIGHLDDGLMNRVNHAISISFGLED from the coding sequence TTGGTAGTAAAAAGAGGAGATATATATTATGCTGATTTAAGCCCTGTTGTAGGTTCAGAGCAGGGAGGAGTACGGCCTGTTTTGATTATTCAAAACGATGTCGGAAACAAGTATAGTCCAACCGTTATTGCAACGGCTATAACGTCGCAGCTTAATAAAGCTAAAATGCCCACGCATATAGAACTGGACGCAGGCGGCTACGGGCTGTCAAAGGACTCGGTTGTTTTGGCTGAGCAGATTAGGACTATAGATAAAAAACGTCTTAAAGAGAAAATTGGTCATCTTGACGATGGACTGATGAACCGTGTTAACCATGCCATAAGCATCAGCTTTGGTTTGGAGGATTAA
- a CDS encoding DHHW family protein has protein sequence MKNKFCFGVLIIVFISLCMSFSAYAVKTDYVMIVVNDDRLAAPAEILGGVTYIPVRELAESVGAEIFWDETVFGATLSKGDIIITILPGASTPVYVNGTAVKDAVNCYINDEKLMLPLRFFAESFGFKVEYFDAYKIVRVTDGSQTSSAAKILLNFGETALEERTQFNNRPAVNPLKSGGVWIDGRYRMAYNDVESFPGLHVVGNVGFEDISISEKNAKEYAEIINHIAEKVPLADTYSLLVPSMSEFYAPKEIYRSQIEGLSMVYDSLKSWVTPIDAVTALYEHGGEKLYFMTDNHWTQRGAYYAYKSFLECKNETADDINSFQNMKFDYFIGYWQKYLTELDDEKGKLAKISGNFETLERFMPKVNAEGTVYRDGYMRDYLMSVAPVDQNINSYSAFIGGDNPVTVFKTNVDNGRKICIIKDSYGNAFSAWALNNYSVVYIIDPRHVNGLYGFGGGEFKIDEFYRHTEFDDLVIINYPASVESQGFRYALSVL, from the coding sequence ATGAAAAATAAATTCTGTTTTGGCGTATTAATAATAGTGTTTATTTCGCTTTGTATGTCCTTCTCCGCTTATGCGGTAAAAACCGACTATGTTATGATAGTCGTAAACGATGACAGGCTTGCCGCGCCTGCCGAAATACTCGGCGGCGTTACTTATATTCCTGTCCGTGAGCTGGCGGAAAGCGTGGGGGCGGAAATCTTTTGGGACGAAACTGTGTTCGGTGCAACCCTCAGTAAGGGGGATATAATAATAACAATCCTTCCGGGAGCCTCAACTCCTGTTTACGTGAACGGAACAGCGGTCAAAGACGCTGTAAACTGCTATATAAACGATGAAAAATTAATGCTGCCGCTAAGATTCTTTGCCGAGAGTTTCGGTTTCAAGGTGGAATACTTTGACGCTTATAAAATTGTTCGTGTTACCGACGGCAGTCAAACTTCAAGCGCGGCAAAAATCTTATTGAATTTTGGGGAGACTGCGTTGGAAGAGAGAACGCAGTTTAATAACAGACCGGCTGTTAATCCGCTGAAGTCCGGCGGTGTTTGGATTGACGGACGATACCGCATGGCGTATAATGATGTTGAAAGTTTTCCGGGACTGCATGTTGTAGGCAACGTTGGTTTTGAGGATATAAGTATTTCCGAGAAAAATGCAAAAGAATATGCGGAAATAATAAATCACATAGCCGAAAAGGTTCCGCTCGCTGACACATATTCGCTGCTTGTGCCGTCTATGAGCGAGTTTTATGCACCGAAAGAAATTTATAGGAGCCAAATTGAGGGGCTGTCTATGGTTTATGACAGCCTGAAAAGCTGGGTCACACCTATAGACGCTGTTACAGCTTTATATGAGCATGGCGGAGAAAAGCTGTATTTTATGACGGATAACCATTGGACGCAAAGAGGGGCGTACTACGCCTATAAGTCGTTTTTGGAATGCAAGAATGAAACGGCTGACGATATTAATAGTTTTCAGAATATGAAGTTTGATTATTTTATTGGATATTGGCAGAAGTATTTGACAGAGTTAGATGATGAAAAGGGAAAGCTGGCGAAAATTTCAGGCAACTTTGAAACGCTGGAGCGTTTTATGCCTAAAGTAAACGCCGAGGGGACTGTGTATCGTGACGGATATATGCGTGATTATCTGATGAGCGTGGCGCCGGTAGACCAGAATATAAACTCTTATTCTGCATTTATTGGCGGAGACAATCCGGTCACCGTATTTAAAACGAATGTTGATAACGGCAGAAAAATTTGTATTATTAAGGACTCGTACGGCAACGCGTTTTCTGCCTGGGCGCTTAATAACTACAGCGTTGTTTATATAATCGACCCGCGGCATGTTAACGGCTTATATGGTTTCGGCGGAGGAGAGTTTAAAATAGACGAGTTTTACCGCCATACGGAGTTTGATGATTTGGTAATCATAAATTATCCGGCTTCTGTAGAAAGTCAGGGGTTCAGGTATGCGCTCAGCGTGCTTTAG
- a CDS encoding radical SAM protein: MDLYKILSECRLCPRECGVDRLSGETGVCGAGAKARIARADLHFWEEPCISGENGSGAVFFSNCTLRCVYCQNYDVSSKGKGFEKTDEELADCFLELQDKGANNINLVTPTHYIPQLVSALDNAKKRGLNLPVVYNCGGYEKAETLKLLDGYVDVYLPDMKYYSDKYAKRYSGAKDYFKTASEAVSEMYRQVGKWEFDNSGLIKKGVIIRHMLLPGLIFEAKKIVDYLFEKYEDKIWLSLMSQYTIMPGVRGMDELNRNLPKGYYETLVDYCASLGMENVYVQEEGSSDLCYIPEFYGSYQSLSEEGE, from the coding sequence ATGGATTTATATAAAATTTTGAGCGAATGCAGGCTGTGTCCGAGGGAGTGCGGTGTGGATAGGCTCAGCGGCGAAACAGGGGTTTGCGGCGCGGGAGCCAAAGCCAGAATCGCCAGGGCTGATTTGCATTTTTGGGAGGAGCCGTGTATATCGGGTGAAAACGGTTCCGGTGCGGTATTCTTTTCAAACTGCACGTTAAGATGTGTGTATTGTCAGAATTATGATGTAAGCTCAAAAGGAAAAGGGTTTGAAAAGACGGATGAAGAACTTGCCGATTGTTTTTTGGAGCTTCAGGATAAGGGAGCAAACAATATCAATTTGGTCACTCCGACCCATTATATTCCCCAACTGGTTTCCGCTTTGGACAATGCGAAAAAACGCGGTCTGAATCTGCCTGTTGTATATAACTGCGGCGGTTATGAGAAAGCTGAAACACTGAAACTTCTTGATGGGTATGTAGACGTCTATCTGCCTGATATGAAATATTATTCAGACAAATACGCCAAACGTTATTCCGGCGCAAAAGATTATTTTAAAACGGCTTCCGAAGCTGTTTCAGAGATGTACAGGCAGGTGGGCAAGTGGGAATTTGACAACAGCGGTCTTATAAAAAAAGGGGTCATAATACGTCATATGTTATTGCCCGGTCTGATTTTTGAGGCTAAAAAAATAGTTGACTATTTGTTTGAAAAATATGAGGACAAAATTTGGCTAAGCCTGATGAGCCAGTATACCATTATGCCCGGAGTGAGAGGTATGGATGAGCTTAACAGGAACTTGCCGAAAGGATATTATGAAACTTTGGTAGATTACTGCGCGTCCCTGGGAATGGAAAATGTCTATGTTCAGGAAGAAGGCTCGTCCGATTTGTGTTATATACCTGAATTTTACGGAAGTTATCAGTCTTTATCAGAAGAAGGGGAGTAA
- a CDS encoding MmcQ/YjbR family DNA-binding protein: MIRGSEDTAERYKQDIFKYAKQKYGAEPDYPWVKSPESAVLRHKDNAKWFALLMTVAKTSLGLNNSEIVNIINLKCDPVLIGSLIKEKGYFPAYHMNKEHWITVLLDGSVSIDELYNLIDLSYDLSK; encoded by the coding sequence ATGATAAGAGGAAGCGAAGATACTGCTGAAAGATACAAGCAGGATATTTTTAAGTATGCTAAACAAAAATACGGTGCGGAGCCTGACTATCCGTGGGTTAAATCACCTGAAAGCGCTGTTTTAAGGCATAAGGACAATGCGAAATGGTTCGCTTTGTTAATGACAGTGGCGAAAACCAGTTTAGGGCTGAATAACTCTGAAATTGTGAATATTATAAACTTAAAATGCGACCCTGTTTTAATAGGTTCTTTAATTAAAGAAAAAGGTTATTTTCCGGCTTATCATATGAATAAAGAACATTGGATTACGGTTTTGCTGGACGGTTCTGTTTCAATAGATGAGCTGTATAATTTAATAGATTTAAGTTATGACTTGAGTAAATAA